A genomic stretch from Pseudomonas sp. MUP55 includes:
- the rmf gene encoding ribosome modulation factor — MRRLKRDPLERAFLRGYQYGVHGKSRELCPFTLPSVRQAWINGWREGRGDNWDGMTGTAGIHRLNELHAVG, encoded by the coding sequence ATGAGAAGACTTAAGCGTGATCCGTTGGAAAGAGCATTTTTACGCGGATATCAATATGGCGTTCATGGAAAATCCCGTGAGCTTTGCCCATTTACTCTACCGTCGGTACGCCAAGCCTGGATCAATGGCTGGCGAGAAGGACGCGGCGACAACTGGGACGGTATGACTGGCACTGCGGGTATCCACAGACTCAACGAACTTCACGCCGTCGGCTAA
- a CDS encoding quinone-dependent dihydroorotate dehydrogenase has protein sequence MYTLARQLLFKLSPETSHDLSLDLIGAGGRLGLNGLVCKAPAKMPVSVMGLNFPNPVGLAAGLDKNGAAIDGFAQLGFGFVEIGTVTPRPQPGNPKPRIFRLPDAEAIINRMGFNNLGVDHLLSRVEAAKYKGILGINIGKNFDTPVERAVDDYLICLDKVYAHASYVTVNVSSPNTPGLRSLQFGDSLKQLLEALRQRQEDLAVRHGKRVPLAIKIAPDMSDEETVLVAQALVDSGMDAVIATNTTLSRVGVEGLAHGDEAGGLSGAPVRDKSTHIVKVLAAELAGRLPIIAVGGITEGKHAAEKIAAGASLVQLYSGFIYKGPALIRESVDAIAALR, from the coding sequence ATGTATACCCTGGCCCGCCAGCTGTTGTTCAAACTCTCCCCGGAAACCTCCCACGATCTGTCCCTGGACCTGATCGGTGCCGGCGGCCGCCTGGGGCTCAATGGCCTGGTATGCAAGGCGCCGGCGAAAATGCCGGTGTCGGTGATGGGGCTGAACTTCCCCAACCCGGTCGGGTTGGCTGCCGGGCTGGACAAGAACGGTGCGGCCATCGACGGGTTTGCACAGTTGGGTTTCGGTTTCGTCGAAATCGGCACCGTGACCCCTCGGCCGCAACCGGGCAACCCCAAGCCCCGGATCTTCCGCCTGCCGGACGCCGAGGCGATCATCAATCGCATGGGCTTTAACAACCTGGGGGTGGACCATCTGCTTTCGCGGGTTGAGGCGGCGAAGTACAAGGGCATCCTCGGTATCAATATCGGCAAGAATTTCGACACGCCGGTGGAGCGTGCGGTGGACGATTACCTGATCTGCCTGGATAAGGTCTACGCCCACGCCAGCTATGTCACCGTCAACGTCAGCTCGCCCAACACCCCAGGCTTGCGCAGCCTGCAGTTCGGTGACTCGCTCAAGCAATTGCTCGAAGCGCTGCGCCAGCGCCAGGAAGACCTGGCGGTGCGTCACGGCAAGCGGGTGCCGTTGGCGATCAAGATCGCTCCCGATATGAGCGATGAAGAAACCGTGCTGGTGGCCCAGGCCCTGGTGGACTCGGGGATGGATGCGGTCATCGCGACCAACACCACCCTCAGCCGTGTGGGCGTCGAAGGCCTGGCTCACGGTGATGAGGCGGGCGGTCTGTCCGGCGCGCCGGTACGCGACAAAAGCACCCACATCGTCAAGGTACTGGCCGCCGAACTGGCGGGGCGCCTGCCGATCATCGCCGTCGGCGGGATCACCGAAGGCAAGCACGCGGCCGAAAAGATCGCGGCGGGCGCAAGCCTGGTGCAGTTGTACTCCGGCTTCATCTACAAAGGCCCCGCGCTCATCCGCGAATCGGTGGACGCAATCGCTGCGCTGCGCTGA
- the rlmKL gene encoding bifunctional 23S rRNA (guanine(2069)-N(7))-methyltransferase RlmK/23S rRNA (guanine(2445)-N(2))-methyltransferase RlmL, giving the protein MSDRFELFLTCPKGLEGLLIEEAVGLGLEEAREHTSAVRGMADMETAYRLCLWSRLANRVLLVLKRFPMKDAEDLYHGVLDIEWADHMVCDGTLAVEFSGHGSGIDNTHFGALKVKDAIVDKLRTPAGERPSIDKINPDLRIHLRLDRGEAILSLDLSGHSLHQRGYRLQQGAAPLKENLAAAILIRAGWPRIAAEGGALTDPMCGVGTFLVEGAMIAADMAPNLNRELWGFTTWLGHVPALWKKLHAEATERAAIGMNKTPLWVRGYEADPRLIQPARNNIERAGLSHWIKVYQGEVGTFEPRPDQNQKGLVICNPPYGERLGDEASLLYLYQNLGERLRQACMGWEAAVFTGAPDLGKRMGIRSHKQYSFWNGALPCKLLLIKVNPDQFVTGERRTPEQRQAEREQAAYDQAPTEPAERQYNKNGNPIKPAPAPVVEQARLSEGGQMFANRLQKNLKLLGKWAKREGVDCYRVYDADMPEYSMAIDLYHDWVHVQEYAAPKSIDPEKASARMFDALAAIPQALNVDKSRVVVKRRERQSGTKQYERQSAQGKFTEVSEGGVKLLVNLTDYLDTGLFLDHRPMRMRIQKEAAGKRFLNLFCYTATASVHAAKGGARSTTSVDLSKTYLDWARRNFSLNGFSDKNRLEQGDVMAWLEASRDEFDMIFIDPPTFSNSKRMEGIFDVQRDHVQLLDLAMARLAPGGVLYFSNNFRKFQLEDNLSERYAVEEISDKTIDPDFARNAKIHRAWKITAR; this is encoded by the coding sequence ATGTCGGACCGTTTTGAACTCTTTCTCACTTGCCCCAAGGGCCTCGAAGGCCTGCTGATCGAGGAAGCCGTCGGGCTTGGCCTTGAGGAAGCCCGTGAGCATACCTCGGCCGTCCGCGGCATGGCCGACATGGAAACCGCCTATCGCCTGTGCCTCTGGTCGCGCCTGGCCAACCGCGTGCTGCTGGTGCTCAAGCGCTTCCCGATGAAGGACGCCGAGGACCTCTACCACGGCGTGCTGGACATCGAGTGGGCCGATCACATGGTTTGCGACGGTACGCTGGCGGTGGAATTCAGCGGTCACGGCTCGGGCATCGACAACACTCACTTCGGCGCGCTGAAGGTCAAGGATGCGATCGTCGACAAGCTGCGCACCCCGGCCGGCGAACGCCCCTCCATCGACAAGATCAACCCGGACCTGCGCATCCACCTGCGCCTGGACCGTGGCGAAGCCATCCTGTCCCTGGACCTGTCCGGCCATAGCCTGCACCAGCGCGGCTATCGCCTGCAGCAGGGCGCCGCGCCGTTGAAGGAAAACCTGGCGGCCGCGATTCTGATCCGTGCCGGCTGGCCGCGCATTGCTGCCGAAGGCGGCGCATTGACCGACCCGATGTGTGGCGTGGGCACTTTCCTGGTCGAAGGCGCGATGATCGCCGCCGACATGGCGCCCAACCTCAATCGCGAACTGTGGGGCTTCACCACCTGGCTGGGTCACGTCCCGGCGCTGTGGAAGAAACTGCACGCCGAGGCCACTGAACGTGCCGCCATCGGCATGAACAAAACGCCGCTGTGGGTGCGTGGCTACGAAGCCGATCCGCGCCTGATCCAGCCAGCCCGCAACAACATCGAGCGCGCAGGCTTGAGCCACTGGATCAAGGTGTACCAGGGCGAAGTCGGCACGTTCGAGCCGCGCCCGGACCAGAACCAGAAAGGTTTGGTGATCTGCAACCCGCCATACGGCGAGCGTTTGGGTGACGAAGCCAGCTTGTTGTACCTCTACCAGAACCTTGGCGAGCGTCTGCGTCAGGCCTGCATGGGTTGGGAAGCGGCCGTATTCACCGGCGCGCCGGACCTGGGCAAGCGCATGGGCATTCGCAGCCACAAGCAATACTCGTTCTGGAACGGCGCGTTGCCGTGCAAATTGCTGCTGATCAAGGTCAACCCGGATCAGTTCGTCACCGGCGAGCGTCGTACCCCGGAACAGCGTCAGGCCGAACGTGAGCAAGCCGCTTACGACCAGGCCCCGACCGAACCGGCCGAGCGTCAGTACAACAAGAACGGCAACCCGATCAAGCCAGCACCGGCCCCGGTGGTCGAGCAGGCGCGTTTGAGCGAAGGCGGGCAGATGTTTGCCAACCGCCTGCAGAAGAACCTCAAGCTGCTGGGCAAATGGGCCAAGCGTGAAGGCGTGGATTGCTACCGTGTGTACGACGCCGACATGCCGGAGTACTCCATGGCTATCGACCTGTATCACGATTGGGTGCACGTGCAGGAATACGCCGCGCCCAAATCCATCGACCCGGAAAAAGCCTCGGCGCGCATGTTCGACGCGCTTGCAGCGATCCCCCAGGCATTGAACGTTGACAAGAGCCGCGTGGTGGTCAAACGTCGCGAGCGTCAGAGCGGCACCAAGCAATACGAGCGCCAGAGCGCCCAGGGCAAGTTCACCGAGGTCAGCGAAGGTGGCGTGAAGCTGCTGGTCAACCTGACCGACTACCTGGACACCGGCCTGTTCCTTGATCACCGTCCGATGCGCATGCGCATTCAGAAGGAAGCGGCGGGCAAGCGCTTCCTCAACCTGTTTTGCTACACCGCCACCGCCAGCGTACACGCAGCCAAGGGTGGCGCGCGCAGCACCACCAGTGTCGATTTGTCCAAAACCTACCTGGATTGGGCGCGTCGCAACTTTTCCCTCAACGGGTTTTCCGACAAGAACCGCCTGGAACAGGGCGACGTGATGGCGTGGCTGGAAGCCAGTCGTGATGAGTTCGACATGATTTTCATCGACCCGCCGACGTTCTCCAACTCCAAGCGCATGGAAGGCATTTTCGACGTGCAGCGTGACCACGTGCAATTGCTCGACCTGGCCATGGCGCG